TCTATTAAAAATAATACAAGATTTTTTTTAGCATAATCTTGAAATTCATGATGCGCAATTACTTTTTTATCCATTTTTCTGCAAGGAGCACACCATTCACTACCCGTTAAAATAATTAAGATTTGCTTATTTTCTTTAGTGGCTATTGTTTTTGCTTCATCCCAATCTTTAATCATATTGATTTCCTGACTAAAAGTAAATTGAGTTAATAGTAATAAAAAGATAATAAATATTATTCTAATTTTCATTTCAAATTTATGTGATTATTATTCTAAAATAAGTTCATATTTGGCATGCTCTTCTATTTTTTCTTTAGAAAACCAATACGGAATCCATTGTTTGGTATGCCATTTTTCAAGTTGAGATTTATAATAAGGGTGAAAAACTCTTGCAGAACTTCCTCCAGCTATAATTCCCATAATTTTTTCATTGTCGTTCATATCAGCAATCATTCGGAAAGAACTAAACCAAGAAGTTTCAAAAAGATGTTCTTTATTTTTTACAAATCCACCTCTATTTAGTGTTTGATTCGATCCTGCTTTTGGTAATAATTCTCCACCAACAAATTCGCTTCCAAAACCATTTTGTCTAATTGGGCTCGCAAATTTTACAGTATGTAATTTTCCCCAAGTCCAGTTTTTAGCATCTTTACCGAATCGTTCGGTTAGTATTTTTTGAGTAGTAATTCCTGCTTCTACAATCAATTGAGCTAAATTTTCCTTTTCGGGAGTATTTATATTGTCAATAAAACGGTGATTGGTAAGTATTATTTTATCTAACCTTTCGTTCCAGTAATATAAGTTTTCCCAGTACATGTCTTCAACTTCATCAGGTAACTCGTCATTTAAAATAAGATACGCCAATTCATTATATAATAAAGTGTAAACAGCGGCTCCAACTTTATCAATTTCTTCAGTTAAATCCCATGTTTTTAAAATTTCAGAAAGTTCTTTTGTAGTTTCATTCTCTTCTAAAGCTTTTACAAATAAAGGATTTATTTTTTGTGCTTGTACATTTTTTACATCAAAGAGTAATTCCCAAGATTCATCAGCATTATATTTTTTATCAGAGGCAAAAAGCTCATGTATTCTTTCATACCTGTAAATAGGAGAGAAGTGATTTGAATAGTAGTATTGATAATCATCTGGACGTGTATCATGATTAGCAGTCCCTAACCAGCCTCTTTCAGGATTTATAAGATGAGGTAATTCATTTTTAGAAATAAAACCATTCCAGTTATCTAATGAATCAATAGCTTGTGGTAAATCACCATTTTTATTTCTTCTAATCGGAATCAATCCTGTTGCTTGATGAGCAATATTTCCATTAACATCGGCAAAAACATAATTATAAAACATATTATCCATGTCCGCTAAAACTTTTCTAAAAGAAGTCGTGTTTTTTGTTTCTAAAAGTGCAATTTGACCAATACTTTTACTTTGAGTTTCAGCTAAAGACCAACGTAAGCTTATAGCATCTTTTGTGAGGATGTTGAATATAGGGAAATCAGAGATAATTGGACCTCTTTTAGTAGATCGTATTGATAATTCAACACTGCTACTATCTTTTATTTTTATAATTTCTTTTCTCGTATTTAAAGAAACTTTTTTGTTATTATCCAAATAAAAATCACCATCTATTTTTTCTATAAATAAATCCTGGCTATCACCATAAGCATTTGTTACCCCAAAAGAAACAAACTCATTTCGACCAGATAGTAGTCCAGGAATTCCTGGTGTAGAAATACCAACAGCTTTAAATTCCGGACAAACCAAACCTATAGGATGAAATAATCCAGGTAAAATTCTAGAATCTACATGTGGATCATTTGCTAAAATAGGTTTACCCGATTGTGTTTTTTTTCCAGATAAGACCCAGTTATTAGAACCTAATTTAGGATATGGAATTAAAGGATTTGGAAGTTTCGTATAAGCAAGCTCTTTAGTTGTGGCTTTAGGTTTAGAAATAGAATCGAATTGTAGTGGTTTTGTTCTATCTATATTAACAGAAAGCGGCAATAATTCTGAGGCATTATTTAATCGTGCAGCTAAATTATGACTGATAATTTCATCATTCATATTCTGACCTTGAAACAAACCTACAAAATGTACAACAGACATAATATCTTCGGGTAAAAGTTTTGTAGGTGTTATGTTTAATAAACTTAACTCTAAAGGATATTCATTTTTAGCTACTTTTAAATATTCGTTATAACCTTCACAATACCAGTTTAAAATATTTTTAGTTTCTTGATTTAAAAATGCATAACTTCTTTTTGCATTTCCATAAATATCAAGAACTCTTACTTTTATATCCGATTGTAACATAGATGATCCAACTAATTCTGAAGCTTTTCCTTTAATTAAAGCTCGATAAAACTCCATTTGGAATAGTCGATCCTGAGCAGTTACAAAAGCTTGTCCTCTAAAAAGATCTGCTTTATTTTCAGCAATTACATAAGCAATACCATTTTCGTCACGAATGATTTTAATAGGCTTTTCATTTACTGTTATTTCAAATTTTCCGTTTCTTTTGAAATTGTTACTATTCTTTATCCAAAGAAAAGCAGCAACTGAAATAATTAAAAGAATAGCTAATGCAATTATTATTTTTTTCTTCATAAGAGGTATTGATTTGTCTTTTCTTAGAAATTTTAGAAATACTTTATTTTATATTTTCTGCAATATATAAAACGATTCACTTAATTTTTTTAAATTCTAGACGCTAATTTAATAGGAATTTACTGTTTATAGATTAAATTTTTGTCTTTTGTATAAGTTTATAGTTACAAATAGCTATTCAAATTGATTTTCAAAAGGATTAGAAATTGTAAATATGAATAATAGATGGTTTTTGAAATGATACTTTTTTGAAGTTATTCGAATCATTTCTTTTAATTGTTTTTAAATCAGTTTGTTTAGAAGTTATACCTATAAACAAAAAGAAGTAATCTTTAAAGATTACTTCTTTTTGTTATTCGTTAAGGTTTAATAATTATTGAAATTTTGTAAATAAACACAGCCATTTGATCTAACCCAAGATGTACTTTGTTTTTATATGTAGTTTATCTTTGGTAAACCATCGTTTTATAGACCTAACCACGGAGCGTGCCAATTTTTTCCAAACGATGATATAAAGTTTTCAAAATCGGATTTATTATTAGCTCCGTAATAAATGGTATTCTCACCAACTGAGATAATGTCATTCGGACAAGATTGATAAAAACACATTTTCAGATCATGAATATTCGCTATTTCTAAATCAATAGGCTTAATTTTTATTTTATGTAAAAAACCATTATTAGTAGCCGTTTTAATATCGTCAATCGAATACTTTGTCATAGCTGAAAACTTTTGAGAAAAGGATGAGGTTTTTAAAATCTCATTATATAAAAAATCTTCAACAGAATAGTTGACATTAGTCCATTTTCCGTCGTATGGTTTGAATAATAAGTTACTATTAATATCCAAACCCCATTTTTCGCCTGTTTGTTCATCAATATGAAGTTCTAAAATTTCATAATTATTAATTTTTAAACCGTTTAAAACCGATTTAAAAAGGCTAGAATGGATTCCTATATTTTTATAAAAATCAAGTATTACTTTTGGTAACTTAACTCCAATATTTTTTTCAAGAATTTTAATGTCCTTGTCAAAATTTATAAAATCATTTCCATCAATATTATTTAACTTTCTGATTATATCTAATTCCATAAATTCATTTTCTCATGTGAAAGCTTACTCAATGTTTCTCGATATTTATAAATTATTTGAGCGTAACAGTACGTTTAACCTTATTAAATGGTCCGGGAATTGGATTGCCTTGTGCATCGATTAATTCTAATTGAATAGTAACTTCACCCAAAGGAAGCCCTTTAATAACATAGGGCGCCCATTCCGTAATCAAAAACTCCTCACCGTTAATATTAGCTTTAACTTTATTACCTTTTTCTGAAAGTGTCGTATTTAAAACAAAAAAATCTAATAATAAATGCTTTGCATCTTCACCTGAATATGTTCCTTTAGGCCTACTGTAAATTAGTGTTGGAGATGCTATGTCAAAAGTTAAACTATCTTTTGAGTTTTCTCCTACAACCAATTTCTTAACAATAACAGAGTTTTCATTTTTAACCGATTCATGATATGAACGACTTAAAAAAGCTACAAGATGGTGTGTGCCTTCAGGAATTTCTTTAGTGAACTTAGGTTCATAGTGAGCAGAGTAAGGTTGATTATTTAAGATGAAATGGATATGTTGTCCTTTTCCTGAATTAGCTAACTTTTTAGTATTTGGACTGTCTGTTTGTGCACCAAGTGTATAGTTGTTGATTTCAAAATTAAATTCAACTTTTCCATCTATGGTATTAGCAATACTACCAGGCTGATTTAATTGTAAAGTAGCATCAGAATATGCAGGCGATTCAGTAAGCTTTTCAATACTGATTTTCTCTGTTTTTTCCTCTTGTACTGTTTTTTTCTCTTTTTCGTTATTCTTACAAGAAGAAAAGGATAAAAAAAGAATACAAAAAGCTGTAAAAAAATTAAATAGTTTAGTTTTCATTGTTGTTTTTTTTGATCGAATTAAGTTTGTTAGGGAAGCGTTCAAAGTTGTGAGTTTCCCAAAATTGTTTCCTTAAAATTAATCAATTATTATCAAAGTAGTAGTAGTAATTTTCGTTAGAAAAACTTATTGTTTGTATTAATTATTTTAGTTTTTATTCAGGAAACCAAAGTTTTAGTGGATTTTGAGATTTTTATAAAAAAGATGAAGAAGTTATTTATTTATAATAATTTTATATTATTACGAAATAAGGATATTTTTCTCTTTAGTTTTTATTTAATTTTATAACTTAATACGAAAACAATATGAATTTAGTACAACCCCTAAATTTTAAAAAGTGGATAGACGAACATCGTCATTTATTGAAACCACCAG
This genomic stretch from Tenacibaculum jejuense harbors:
- a CDS encoding penicillin acylase family protein, with amino-acid sequence MKKKIIIALAILLIISVAAFLWIKNSNNFKRNGKFEITVNEKPIKIIRDENGIAYVIAENKADLFRGQAFVTAQDRLFQMEFYRALIKGKASELVGSSMLQSDIKVRVLDIYGNAKRSYAFLNQETKNILNWYCEGYNEYLKVAKNEYPLELSLLNITPTKLLPEDIMSVVHFVGLFQGQNMNDEIISHNLAARLNNASELLPLSVNIDRTKPLQFDSISKPKATTKELAYTKLPNPLIPYPKLGSNNWVLSGKKTQSGKPILANDPHVDSRILPGLFHPIGLVCPEFKAVGISTPGIPGLLSGRNEFVSFGVTNAYGDSQDLFIEKIDGDFYLDNNKKVSLNTRKEIIKIKDSSSVELSIRSTKRGPIISDFPIFNILTKDAISLRWSLAETQSKSIGQIALLETKNTTSFRKVLADMDNMFYNYVFADVNGNIAHQATGLIPIRRNKNGDLPQAIDSLDNWNGFISKNELPHLINPERGWLGTANHDTRPDDYQYYYSNHFSPIYRYERIHELFASDKKYNADESWELLFDVKNVQAQKINPLFVKALEENETTKELSEILKTWDLTEEIDKVGAAVYTLLYNELAYLILNDELPDEVEDMYWENLYYWNERLDKIILTNHRFIDNINTPEKENLAQLIVEAGITTQKILTERFGKDAKNWTWGKLHTVKFASPIRQNGFGSEFVGGELLPKAGSNQTLNRGGFVKNKEHLFETSWFSSFRMIADMNDNEKIMGIIAGGSSARVFHPYYKSQLEKWHTKQWIPYWFSKEKIEEHAKYELILE
- a CDS encoding thioredoxin family protein, with product MKIRIIFIIFLLLLTQFTFSQEINMIKDWDEAKTIATKENKQILIILTGSEWCAPCRKMDKKVIAHHEFQDYAKKNLVLFLIDLPGGGIIYNSKVNQDYEKFKSKFQADALPSLILTDKNGIKIKNLKGKMHRLKNVMKQLKSNRSS